The DNA window ctaggtgcgatccaccatctggtctgaatacgtactcgatccgggtgactgcagtgaccttcgaataagaaagaaacagattaatataattaaagatgttaatatctatacgatgtttgatagggagccagtacagggtttacagaactgggctaatccggtcatacttcctgattctaggaagaactctagctgctgcattttattattcataagaaaatggtgactttaatacctaaattgctttattaacagtagacatgcatgcacagccatattaatgattattcccattgaatcttgtcatcatgtacaaagcagtgattacattttcatgcataatttgcacacctggtaaCCAGTTGTTGTAAACCTTGTCgcagtgtctgcagggtgtacattttgttgaattcctgacatggcttagacttgttctccattttgttccacctgtatattgagatgaggagcatgaaaacagcattattacaaagataaacattcagacatggcaactgagaaatgtaatgttatggcacctttttaaacctctaatcaaatatgtaaaagaagaTACTCCGTCAAGCAAGCTGGATTGTGCCCCCTttcgaaaggagtctgtatacagtacaacagacttctgaatttggaacaaaccaaagacggacttagtaatgtagcatcacccctcctccaggatcacgtaaagaagaatttccaacaggacagcatctggcaactattgggtattacaaaaaaaaaaagaaggtgtcagtgccatggttttgtctcaagatgcacatcagtaatgttttttttttttttttttctaaatgcatgtttataaaagctacttcaatgttctaaatttaactacagcctaatcctggcttaatccaagccctgtctttgaaactagacctaaaagttataaggaattatgaactggtccattatattttgtatagataataataaaaaataaataaaaaattcacatgcttacaacttcaactggtacacagaacagttctgcacatgcatagtattagagaaaacacacctcaatagtgcaaaaaaagaactcttaaattaatgtatatcacacaatctcctgaaagacttaacatgcaaaaatatatggttagtgttgcaaatttatcttctatcattccagtcaaacaacattcttttatattattcaatagactgttaacacgctaacaaacgttaatatttaatggtacgtcaaacgtaatttgaagttaatggtaggcccctaacaaggtacacaaacaacgttgctaccactaattagatttcattgaacaattaaaccaaagtaggcaccaagtctaccaagtcgttcaccaagataacaattaaaatcaaacttacaacgcaaaaaaacattaattactccgatgaccaatttctgaatttaccgtttgatcaatcgcaaccattactgaagcgtttgggtgcagttatatctgattggttgcgcccacgttggtcgatactgattggctcccaccgaatggcaggtcccgcctaccatccggctgccagttactgccttccggctgtcaatggcagccacttcctgctgccagctgccgattttttatctgaacccctgctgACAGCAGGATAttcaaaaaagtttaatttgaaaaacatttaaaatgcattaatgtagctaagaaaacagaagaaaatcTAATTGACTCTTCACCTTGAAGATGCTTACTTTATAAAGGCAAGAAGATGAGCCCGGAATGTGAACACAATACGCTAAATAGTTAcgtgtatttattttcattaattattttatgggACATTTTTTTAGTGTAAAACTTATGTTTTAATTCTGGGttcatctgcttgcctgtacaaagTATGCATCATCAATAAGTTAATTACTGGATTTGTTATATTACTGTGATATTACATACTTAATACAAACTGTCAGACAGTGAAGGAAAGCATTGTTTTGCCCTGCAGGTGGAAGTGTGTTATGTCATATGAAAACTATGAATAAGGCCTAATAGACTTTAGCAATCTGTGTGGGCTTAGTTGTGGATCATTtatcattgctttggcacaaaaGGCATTCAgcagttactttttcaaattacatGAATTATTTCTTAAAGCAAACACAACGACTGCCAAAACTCTTTGTACCTACAGACCATTTTGCATGTTTACTTTTAAACTGAAGCTTATGCAGTAATACCATACTGAAGTAcattccaaataaaaaataaaataaaataaaataaaataataaatactatcaaataaattaaatttacctAAACACGTACATGTGTAAGTCTTTCAGTATTAGTACCATCTATAAAAAGGGGGgcaatttagaaataattttgaacatgtaAGATTTACTGTAGTAAAAGGAAATATTACAGAATAAAGAGTTGTAAGGTTACACATGTAACCTGGTTCTCTGCGAAGGGAATGATATGGTGTGTTATGGTGTTGATGCTATGTGACTGGTAACAGTTTAGCCTGCCATAAATACAGTATCTCACAATAATATATTATCTACCATCTCTGACATGGGAGAGACCATTTTGAGATTTTCGTTTTTTCAAAGAGACTTTTATGTTGAAATTATAGTGTGACGTCATTTAAAATGGCTGAACTAGATATTGGAAAACATTGTGAAATTGAATCTTGCAAACAAAAAGGTAAGTTTTTTTAAAGTTTCCCATCTGAGCCGTTgaaaaaatgattaatttctaGTAGAAATTACAATTTACAGCGTGTTTCTAGATTCTTTAATTTTCCATTAGCCTTTGTAAACATTAGATGGAACATCAGTGTGATGTGAGTCAGCAGCAAAAAAGGAATACgtggattattttaatcatttttgtgtTTCAATGTAGACTTTCTACCATTCGTATgcagcagctgttctggagtgTTTTGGTAAGATTTTGTGACGTTGGATTTGAAGACAACATAAACAGTTAATCTCAGATTTGTACTAATCTAATTTAATAGAGGAGATCTGATTAATAACGAAGACAGGAAAATGTCTGACTATGCTGGTCCTATCATGTTTATTTGTCATAATGGTCCCATGGCATTTGTGGAATGCCATAAAAATACTATGGCATTCACTAccattatatgttatatataccaTTCTGGTACTTTTCAGTGGTAATTCCACAGTATATTTTGTGTGGTAACGTGTTTTTTATGTAGTACATACATAAATTGTGTTAAGAAGGTTTTGAATAAGACATTCGATTTGAGATTTTCCTCTCTCATTTCATTCATTGTaagctttttttcccctcatgttACATTAAATCTCCTCTACTGGCTAAAGTTTGGAACACAGAGGCCGGGACTCCCACTCTTGTCCAGAGGTGAGTGAGATATGAGTTTactaagacaaaaaaaattagtGCAATATACAATGTTAAAACCATAACATATGCATATATGTACAGATACGgattgcataaatataaatgcaaaatgtgtataaatgtgtgCGTTTGTTATACTAATTCCTGGGCTTTGAATGGCTGTTATAGATTATTCTCTTCATTCTTTCAGGTGCTGGTGAAGAAAGAGATTGGGTCTGGGGGAAGCAAATCATATCCATGTAGCTTTGAGGATTGCAAAGGGAAAGAGCTGCTGCCTGTCATCTGCCCACACTGTGGAAAACACTTCTGTCTCATGTATAAAACCTCTTACAATCATAATTTATTTCATACTTTACATTTCTAACACCACTTAAGCGACACCCTAATAGACAGAGATATGGTTTCAGACATCGACATCAGGATGACCATAAGTGTGAGAAACTGGAGACTCCTAAGCCTCGCATGGCTGCAACGCAGGAGCTGGTGCAGAAGATAGTTGGTCAGTTTATTATCAGTGCTGTGCAAAATACGCTGTTTTGTCTTGGATTttaagttatgtgcatttctgtcTCCTGTTGTTTGGGGTACATACATTTTTGTCCGCTAGAGGGCGATAGTGTCTAAACTTGGAAGAGTTTGTGATCCCAAATAATTCTTAGAAAGCTGAAGAACAATCTCCACAATACTTCCAACAGAGTCAAAGAAGAATGCACCACCAAGTAAAGGCAGAAAAGGAGCAAAAAATCCTGCAACTGCTGCAAAAGTTGCTCTGATGAAGCTTAAATTGCATGCGTCAGGAGATAAAGGCCTGCCACAGGTATCGGTGCCAAGCTTATATTACAAAATACCTTCCCTTGCATTAATTTATGTCAAATATAGGTTAACATTAGAAATTCCTCCTCTGCAGACAGAACGGACGTATTTCCAGGTGTTTCTGCCAAAAGAAGCTAAAGACCCCAGTTTGCCCATGTTCTTCTGCTCTAAGTGGAGTGTTGGCAAAGTAGTGGACTTTGCAGCATCCCAGGCCAGTCTGAAAAACAGCAACAACGTGCTCACAGCTAAGGTCAGCTATACAACACAACTTTGTTGTATAGGATAGTTCCCTCATCCCCTCTCTGTACATGTTGCATGTCTCCTTTGTCTGATGCTCCCATTTCAAgtatcgaatcaggtgtgtttaattacgAGACATGCGAGATGTGCATTGTTGGAGGGCTCCAGTAATGTAGTTGGAGGCCACTGTTTCAGGATTATGAATATATAACGAATTGATTTCTTTATTATTTGTTGAAAACTATTCACATTAACATACCACTATGCTCTGCACAGAAGCTGCGTTTGTGTCACCCTGAGACGGGTGAAGCCTTTAAGATGGACACTAGCCTCCAGTCACTGCTCTCCAATACAGACTGTCCTCTGCACAACGGAGGCAACGTCATTCTGGAGTATCTGGATAACGAGAGCTCTGGTCTGGATGATGTGACAGCCTATATATCTTCCTCCTGAGAGAAAATCTCATAACCATTCAGTAGAGTTTTATGGTAAAATAATTTGATGGCGTCAGATTGGATTATGtctattataaatatacatgattttcttatttttaataaatgggtCAATGGTCTGATGCTCTTTCTTTTGTCCTGTTTATTaatgtattcaaaaatacataaactCAAGAATGCAAATCATACATGAAAAGCCATTGAAtgtgaattaaattttattttaatatttaaaacggGGGCATAAATGTCAGGGTGCTGTGACtgttcacaaaaaagaaaaacctcaTCAAAAGTATGACATTCTTGACTTCACTAAGCAGTTTAacagtcttttattattatttcagatcAGATAATCAGATGTTTTATGACATAGCACGGTTAATGTCAGGTGACATGcttcaaaaaatgtaatgttgtcTAAGTTATATAAAGAATTACTTGTTTTAAATGATTATCATGTGTACAGTTACTTAGTGTGAGGAAAAgctattcttttctttttacttctAATCCTAAATTCTAGGAAAGAATTTGGCTTCCGCATTAAAGCCATGAGAGAAATGGTACACTGCTGTCAGGCAGAAATGATGTACTTATGTATTCATCGCTCACCATTTGAAGCCATTAAGCAGGATTTGACACATTGATGCGTCCCCTAATTGCCTCAAATGTCTGAAGGCAGGCAAAGACAGATGTTTTCCTTTgtggaaaaggttttttttttgtttcacataATGAAGTGCTTTATATACTGAATTCTGCAATATAATGCATTCTGAAAGTTaatgtgtgaatgaaatgtgatgAATTAAACATGATGATAAAGATCTGGTTTTAATCAAATACTTTGACTGAGCAACAGAACATCTGAATCTTGCATCAGATAATTTGACATTTTCCATTTTCTCTGGAGTTCATAGATCATTTGATAACATCACGAATGCAACTTTCCAAGTTATAGATTATTATATTAGATGCATGGTTTTAAAGTTTTGAACAAATTGTTTTAGTAGTTAAATTAGTTGCATAAAAAAGTGTGCAAAGTGAATATTTTTCTACAGAGGCCCTCATACTTGTGATAAAATTAGATTATAAAattagattatgattatatagaacttttatattttctatttcacTTATTCATAAAGAAGATTATGAATATTACCTTTTTCAGACCTTTTCTTGCTCTTTATTGGCTTTTTAAGGTCATTTTTACTGAATGTTTACTAATAATCAGTAAATAGAGTAGCACAGTGAAAAAAAATGATGcatgattattaataataaaagaagaCAGAGAAGTAACAGATTTCTAATATCGATTGCCTTATATATTTATGCAAGATCAAGGGCAATAATGGCCACCAAAATAACCGCTGAAGGTCTCTGGCTTACGGtggcaaaaaaagaaataaagagctGTCTTTAATGCAACATTAAATGGAAAATATCTGATTTGTGACGAAACTAGAATCATCAGTATAAGCAGAAACAAAGATGATGAACAGAGATGCTGCTGAGGAAAAGACCACAGACTTTTTTTTCAGCGGGTTTAAGAGAAGCTTATACAatatgactattattattattatgcaaaagTATGTCTCTTGTGGAAGGCTTGTCAACAACATTAAATGGAAAGTACATTACAATGTAACTTTTTGAGGTGACGAACCTGTCCCTTGACTTTTcagtcatgaaaaaaaatctatttttgcatCTATTTTTATAATATCAATTTAAGTAATGTGGCAAAAAAACCTCCATCCGGTACAGCTGTGACGTTGAGAGttattctttaaattattttgttttccagGATTAAACATTAGTGCAAAATCTAACAAATCTGCTGGACAGCAAGTCAGAATAAGAAATCagtaataaataattcaaaaagaACGCTTGTCCAAAAGTTATAAGCTTGCTTTTCTAAAATGCAAAAGTTTGTGGAAACTCAAAATCAAAAGTTCAGGTTTCCCCCTGATTTctttttaaagtaatatattaaaaataagtcataaatgtttttattatatatatatatatttttatatttaattatgtcaCTGGTGTCAAATTAAAGGTTTAGTGGCATAATAATGAGTTGAATATCGATTATAAATAATGGCTAGTCAGTTTTATATGGTAATAATATAAATCGCAAATTCAAAACTTAGATTTTGTAAAGTGATTTTATTTAAGAGTAGATGGGGTTGTTAACAGGCCAAGCAAATGGCATACAACTTAATATGCTGTGCATCTACTTGCAGTGACTATTAATATTGCACAAATCCTACTCTTGTCTCCACAGTAATCAAGAATGAAtcagaataaatatagctgcctaagactaaaagtaaaaaaaaaaaaaaaaaaaaaagattccggTTTGTGCCTAAAATGCATTGCTGAACTGCATAATGATGCTGTCTTTCGCAATAATTGTCTCTGAAAGTCATGCCtgctcacacatacatacacacccaCACTGGTTAGATGCAAGTAATAGCTCATTGAACAGTTTGTGAGAATGGCTGCTAGTGTGGACTTTGGCACAGAATTGATCAATGTTTGTATCAACCCACTCTCTGTGTAGGCTAAGATTTATACTGCACACATCCCCAAAACAGCACGGGGTAAATGGGGAATGATTGAAGATGCTGTCTGTTTGTGGTGAAACCTCTTAATAAATCTGTCAAACACACAGTCTCAATGAAATCcacacattacattaaaaaagttaattcacctgatttatttagtttagggattagattagatttagatAATCTAATATAGAGGGGTTGTTTAGGGATGTACATTTTCcataacttaaaatgaaaattgtgttaaGATAAATCCTTGCTTGTTCTGGATATTTAAAAATTTGCACTTacaattgtaacatttaaaactaTATTCATGTACAAGCATGAAATTACAAAACTGATGTTCTACATGTACTAAAGGTCATCAAATGGGTAAGGACCATGCCAAAAAAAAGAATTAACTTGTTTCAATGATCTGATTATGGCGTAACATGGAAAATAATAAGAAGATTCAAGGTGCTTGCAGATGTTAATAGGCAATTATACTGATACAAACATGTGCGCCTCTGGCTGCTCAAACTTGATTGGCTGTTTCAGGATGTTAGCACAAAAGAGAATGCATACCACTTTTTCaagtcatatatttttttatatagtaataataatgaacatGACTGGCAACTGTAAATCTGAACAATGTTAACTGCAATCATCTATGAATACCCCCCAAACACATTTCACATGCTTTTATAGTTTTAGCACAATCAGATTACTTAATCTGATTTGAACATAGCTGTAAAGCATGCTGGGTAACAAGCTGGGTGTCACAGTACTGAATAAAATCAGGGGAAACACACACACCAGCATCTTCGGTGCTTGAGCTCGTAATAACTGATTATTGGAACAAGTCTGTACATCATATTATCTCATCTCTTGCATCTCATTGAATGGATACtctaaaatagatttattttattttaaagtgacaacagaggcgtcatgcccattcaaagtgaGGGGGCATGTGCCCTCttagatttctgagccaagtggattttaaTGCAGCTTCAAAAGGACAAAAATGGGTGAATAATATGTagtttttatatttgatacaatGACACCAGTGTGATTATATCATTTAGTGTGGCACAGCTACTAAATTAAATTCTGAGTTAATTGGCTgccgctgagccagagacagattCTTTAGTACAGCGCTGCATGATGACCAACCAGACACGATTCTGTTAAGCTTATTaatacaatggccaatcagaggcgttcagatgagtcatcgctgaaatgcacTGTTTTGTTCACTTGATCGTTGACTGAATTATCTGGCAAATTcgctcatcagaaacaacaatgTGCAATTGTGCGTACAAATGTACAAGCccatctcaatgaattagaatgttgtggaaaagttcatttatttcagtaattcaactcaaattgtgaaactcgtatattaaataaattaaatgcacacagactgaatgtCAATTCTCCGTCAtcggttaggaacctaggtgtgctatttgattgcaatctttccttagaaagccacgtttctagcatttctaaaactgcatttttccatctcaaaaatatatcaaaattacggcctatgctctcaatgtcaaatgcagaaatgttaatccatgcatttatgacctcaaggttagattattgtaatgctctattggatggttgttctgcacgcttagtaaacaaactacagctagtccaaaatgcagcagcaagagttcttactagaaccaggaagtatgaccatattagcccggtcctgtcaacactgcactggctccctatcaaacatcgtatagactttaaaatattgctcattacttataaagccctgaatggttttgcacctcagtatttgaatgagctccttttacattataatcctctagtttaagtctttggttcttttaattgtgataatttcggctcacatttaacaaaaacccaccaaatcattatatcaacaaataagaatatggtgacatgctaatcaactcaaaacacctgcaaatgtttcctgagcctttaaaatggtctctcagtttggttcactaggctacacaatcatggagaagactgctgttctgacagttgtccagaagacaatcattgacaccattcacaaggagggtaagccacaaacattcattgccaaagaagctggctgttcacagagtgctgtatccaagcatgttaacagaaagttgagtggaaggaaaaagtgtggaagaaaaagatgtccAACCACTTGAGAGAaacacagccttatgaggattgccaagcaaaatcgattcatgaatttgagtgaacttcacaaggaatggactgaggctgaggtcaaggcatcaagagccaccacacacagacatgtcaattgaggcagtaattaaagcaaaaagagcccctaccaataaataaatgaacttttccacgacattctaatttattgagatgcacctgtaagtaagatattaatttcataatgtaAACAGCTTCAGTGTTTTTAATTGGAGTTTTTGAGAgagcctgaactctggctagactgacaAAAATTTTATGTGCTCAAAATTAAAGTGTTATAATTAGTAacatacaatattgttattaaattcacattaaatataaagtcagtcgtattaaaaatattttatggcatgacacccattGCTTTAAGTAAGTAAAAAGTCAttaagtaaaaagtcggggtttTATGTTTAGTTTATAGATTACACTATTAGTCTATTTTGCCCATCACCATttgttgatcaaataacaatctataaaggtgttTACTTACGCAtatttgtgaatcaagatataccCTGATATAGTTAACacgtttggaattgttttgaattaaaagTAGTTTATATTTATGCTTTACGGAGTGTTGAGACACAACTTTTTGGATTCATGGATCAGCAGCATTTCTGGTGCAAAAAGGCACGTTTTATGAGCATAAGAGCACACCATCATTATGATCAAACATAGAGATGGAACAGTTTTGTTAAGAGGGTGCAGAGACTGAAACTGATTATCACTGGGCTGCAGGGCAGCTATCCCAAAGTATCCACCTTTTTCCCAgaaataatattagttttatattaTGGGAGACACTTCTAGTTTGGAGATGTTCTATTTAAAATGACTCAagaaaatcatttcaaataataCTTATCCTTCAGGTTTGACTGATTGAGCTGTAAAATGTCAGGTTGTATTTTCAGACATCAGGACAATAACCTAACGCATGGTATTTCAATGTGACATGGTAACAATATTTATGGCTACCTAAAATATGTTACACAATATAGACATATATCAGTACACTGCAGTaacctttttttaatttcctttttaatGATCATTGATTGAAGGGTAAATAGTCTAATGTCACCTCATTGTACCCagtttttgaaattattattattactaggtTTGTAGACTAAACCTTTCACTGATTGTTTACAATGTAACAGAATTTTTTTAGAATAATTGAAAcatgttaataaatgttttataatagttTACTAATGCTTTggttgttttcattttaacaatTCAACCAAAGCATTGAACTTCaactttttaaattaatagtttGCTTATAAATTAAATTTCTTGGCCTCTGCTGTAGCTCTCAAATTCTCAGTGAACCTGTGGGACTTGATGTGATGTTTCTTAAAgaagttaatgtgtgtgtgtgtgtgtgtgtgtgtgtgtgtgtgtgtgtgtgtgtgtgtgtgtgtgtgtcagagaccaCTGATAAAGTGTGTCGGGGTATGTCTGATTCACAAATGGACGAGCTCTCTCTCATCACTCTTTCACAGTGATGTGTCCAAATCAGCGGATCAAAGGAGTGAAGATATGGGGGATGAGAAAAGGAGGAGAGGAGGAAGTGGGAGGTGTGTGTGTAAGGAGGGATGTCCTGCAAGATTGACGTGATCTAATCCATTTCGTGACAGACTCCTTACGATATATAAGCACACCATCTTAACATTCCTGACTTACTTGGACTGAAGAAGAGACTCTGACTCCAGAAACACCTGTTACTGAAGAGCATATGTCCAAAGACACACGTAAGTCAAAATATGTAGATACTAAATtaattttttgtgatttttaaagtaaatttcTCAGCAGTAATTGTTCAATCAAGTAaagatatttcacaataatttattttttaattaattttgtgagGAAACTTTTGATTACAAGGGCAAAATATGTGCAGTTTATACCTGAACTGACTGCCCCACCCCCCAAATTACTTTCATTGGTGTAATAATTGAATTACatatttcttttgaatttttttttttttttgatttaccaTCCAGTACTTTGTTAAAGTTAAATTATTTAGAAATTgcactattctattctattctattatattatatt is part of the Carassius gibelio isolate Cgi1373 ecotype wild population from Czech Republic chromosome B24, carGib1.2-hapl.c, whole genome shotgun sequence genome and encodes:
- the zfand1 gene encoding AN1-type zinc finger protein 1, whose product is MAELDIGKHCEIESCKQKDFLPFVCSSCSGVFCLEHRGRDSHSCPEVLVKKEIGSGGSKSYPCSFEDCKGKELLPVICPHCGKHFCLIHRHQDDHKCEKLETPKPRMAATQELVQKIVESKKNAPPSKGRKGAKNPATAAKVALMKLKLHASGDKGLPQTERTYFQVFLPKEAKDPSLPMFFCSKWSVGKVVDFAASQASLKNSNNVLTAKKLRLCHPETGEAFKMDTSLQSLLSNTDCPLHNGGNVILEYLDNESSGLDDVTAYISSS